One window from the genome of Candidatus Bathyarchaeia archaeon encodes:
- a CDS encoding 30S ribosomal protein S12 → MAKKTRGLRAARSLRKSRKKLRWKYTPFKRRILGLDYKVDPLEGSPQARGIVLEKVGIECRQPNSAIRKCVRAQLIRNGKVVTAFLPGDGSLNIVDEHDEVHIEGIGGPEGKAYGDLPGVRYRVFKVNGVSLQALLTGKKEKPRR, encoded by the coding sequence ATGGCGAAGAAGACTAGGGGTTTGCGCGCGGCTAGAAGCCTGCGGAAAAGCAGGAAAAAGTTGAGGTGGAAGTATACTCCATTTAAGAGGAGGATTCTCGGCTTAGACTATAAGGTTGACCCGTTGGAAGGGTCCCCGCAGGCGAGGGGTATTGTCCTAGAAAAGGTTGGTATCGAGTGTAGGCAGCCGAACAGCGCCATCAGAAAGTGCGTTAGGGCTCAGCTTATTCGAAACGGGAAAGTGGTCACGGCTTTCCTGCCGGGAGACGGCTCGTTAAACATCGTGGATGAGCATGACGAGGTTCACATCGAAGGCATAGGTGGACCGGAGGGGAAGGCCTACGGAGATCTTCCAGGCGTCCGATACAGAGTCTTCAAGGTGAACGGCGTCTCGCTTCAAGCCCTGTTAACCGGCAAGAAGGAGAAGCCGAGACGTTAA
- a CDS encoding NAD(P)/FAD-dependent oxidoreductase, whose product MVGAGPAGSSAAMEAALNGVETLLLEEHERVGVPPHCAGILYDPDLRKLDLRLPENVIQTHLKGARIHVSDAATLEWKASFTIVDRPRLDQHLADMAVKSGVELWTNTYAKGVERYNGKVFVEAVQRKSVRKIEALGVVAADGYKSQIRRGLGLPTDLELATCLQYEVEPSPLEDNDVMDIYIGGEYAPGGYAWIVPVSEGSARIGLGVRNVKRSPKHYLDELMKRRCPGFKILKVMGHCVPLSGPLRKTFDDNVLFAGDAAGQVIPSSGAGITSSITCGRIAGSVIAHAVKSGSTASKDLSLYEKGWRKVLGGKFEATLQLKNLLDTLSPDEIEALKDTLKKVDAATLLREGRTVNLAFRLLLKKPSLAKFLPVVYKVKRHGIF is encoded by the coding sequence GTGGTTGGAGCTGGACCCGCAGGGTCTTCGGCGGCAATGGAGGCCGCCCTTAACGGGGTTGAAACACTCCTTCTCGAGGAGCATGAACGGGTTGGGGTTCCTCCGCACTGCGCCGGGATACTTTACGACCCAGACCTCCGGAAGCTGGATCTCCGATTGCCTGAGAATGTTATTCAAACTCATTTGAAGGGCGCGAGAATCCATGTATCTGACGCCGCTACCTTAGAGTGGAAGGCTTCCTTCACGATCGTTGACAGGCCGAGGCTGGACCAGCATCTCGCCGATATGGCGGTGAAATCTGGTGTTGAGCTTTGGACCAACACCTACGCGAAAGGAGTTGAAAGATATAACGGAAAGGTGTTCGTTGAAGCGGTGCAACGTAAATCGGTAAGAAAGATTGAAGCGTTGGGAGTGGTGGCCGCCGATGGCTATAAAAGCCAAATTCGAAGGGGCCTCGGCCTCCCAACCGATTTGGAGCTAGCCACCTGTCTCCAATACGAGGTTGAGCCTTCCCCACTCGAAGATAATGACGTGATGGACATTTACATAGGTGGGGAATACGCTCCGGGAGGCTACGCTTGGATCGTTCCCGTCTCCGAGGGTTCCGCTAGAATCGGACTGGGGGTTAGGAACGTTAAGCGGAGCCCAAAACATTACCTAGACGAGTTGATGAAACGTCGATGTCCCGGATTTAAAATCCTAAAAGTCATGGGACACTGCGTCCCCTTATCGGGTCCTTTACGCAAAACCTTTGACGACAATGTTCTCTTCGCAGGCGACGCTGCGGGGCAAGTTATACCGTCCAGCGGCGCTGGAATCACCTCCTCCATCACATGCGGACGAATCGCTGGAAGCGTCATCGCCCACGCCGTAAAATCCGGCTCTACAGCTTCGAAAGACCTTTCTCTCTACGAAAAAGGTTGGAGAAAGGTGTTGGGAGGAAAGTTTGAGGCTACACTTCAGCTAAAAAACTTGCTGGACACCCTATCCCCAGATGAAATTGAAGCGCTCAAGGACACCCTAAAGAAAGTTGACGCGGCGACCCTGTTGCGTGAGGGAAGGACGGTTAATTTAGCGTTCAGACTCCTTTTAAAGAAGCCTTCGCTGGCGAAATTTCTACCAGTAGTGTACAAAGTAAAGAGACATGGAATCTTCTAA
- a CDS encoding YkgJ family cysteine cluster protein: MRAQPIRRAFASRHLEFPDDYAGKVVYPTGVRWACVKCGACCMDQNGRERKIWMLKREAETISKLTGLEVDDFSDQVSGSNPYTRVMKKKDGACFFLRDLRCSVYSERPLTCRFYPFSLTKEDKVAVFKLTDEPCPGLGFGKPLRRGFFLNLLGVASKRLLNLR; encoded by the coding sequence TTGAGAGCTCAGCCTATTCGAAGAGCATTCGCAAGCAGGCATTTAGAGTTCCCGGATGACTATGCGGGGAAGGTGGTTTACCCGACCGGCGTCAGGTGGGCTTGCGTGAAGTGTGGAGCATGCTGCATGGATCAAAACGGCCGGGAACGGAAGATTTGGATGTTGAAGCGGGAAGCTGAGACCATCTCCAAACTCACGGGGTTAGAGGTGGATGACTTCTCAGATCAGGTAAGCGGCTCGAACCCCTACACCAGGGTTATGAAGAAGAAGGATGGGGCTTGCTTTTTCCTCAGGGATCTCAGGTGCTCAGTATACTCGGAGAGACCTTTAACATGCCGGTTCTATCCTTTCAGCTTAACAAAGGAGGATAAGGTTGCTGTGTTCAAGTTGACCGATGAGCCTTGCCCGGGGCTGGGTTTTGGAAAGCCTCTGCGAAGGGGGTTCTTCCTTAACCTGTTAGGCGTCGCGTCCAAACGTCTTCTAAACTTACGTTAA
- a CDS encoding endonuclease III domain-containing protein — protein sequence MVEAGLKAADVNGGKGLLMLCYGRLLQSYGRQGWWPGESRFEVMVGAILTQRTNWRNAERSIALLKEEGLMDPKALTQADLGELEEALKPAGFYREKAVYLKNMASLIARDFNGDIDDLLRLPSDRLREVLLSVKGVGPETADSIILYAADKPECVADAYTTRILNRLGLTLERRYDSVKRFLQKSLPEELEVLKEFHALMVRHGKERCKVKPKCVDCPLNDLCLYFKAGEKRRLES from the coding sequence GTGGTCGAAGCAGGTTTGAAGGCGGCGGATGTGAATGGAGGTAAAGGCCTTTTGATGTTGTGTTATGGACGTTTGCTTCAAAGTTATGGGAGGCAAGGTTGGTGGCCTGGTGAGAGTCGGTTTGAGGTAATGGTGGGCGCGATATTGACGCAGCGTACGAATTGGCGGAACGCTGAGCGTTCAATAGCCTTGTTGAAGGAGGAGGGGTTGATGGATCCGAAGGCTTTAACGCAGGCGGACTTAGGCGAGTTGGAGGAGGCTTTGAAGCCCGCTGGATTTTACCGGGAGAAGGCCGTTTACCTGAAGAATATGGCTTCGCTGATCGCTAGGGATTTTAACGGCGACATAGATGACCTACTCCGTCTGCCGTCAGACAGGTTGAGGGAGGTTCTTCTCTCAGTGAAGGGTGTTGGCCCTGAAACCGCTGACTCGATCATCCTCTACGCGGCTGATAAGCCTGAGTGCGTCGCCGACGCCTACACCACGAGGATCTTGAACAGGCTTGGTTTAACCCTGGAGCGTCGTTACGACTCGGTTAAGCGTTTTCTTCAAAAATCCCTGCCGGAGGAGCTTGAGGTTTTGAAGGAGTTTCACGCGCTGATGGTCAGGCATGGTAAGGAAAGGTGTAAGGTTAAGCCTAAATGCGTAGACTGCCCCCTGAACGATCTATGCCTTTACTTTAAGGCTGGAGAGAAGAGGCGGCTTGAAAGCTAA